GGAAGAAGCTTTAAATAAAGCGCTGGATAAAGTGGATATGAAGGTTACCAATCACGAACAGCTGTATGCGGCTACATTAGCCGGTGATGTCATCGGGAACGGGATGTATTACGCAGCTACGGCTACTACCGGTTTCAATATTGCTTCCGGGGTTTTAATGGGACTGGGTGCAGTAGCCCTTCCTGAGAAAATGGGACTGGATGATGCCCCGGTTGCCGAGAATAACCAGAAAAAAATAATGACGGTTGCCTATTATCTTTTCGGTGCGGTTGTTACCAAACTAATTTACGATAAAATTAAGTAACTGAATACCGGATAATTAAAAATGCCACAAATTAATTTGTGGCATTTTACATTTTCTTAAGGGCTGAAGCTTTATGCACCGCTGATTTCCCTGTCTTTTCACTCATTACTTCATATTGCGGTTCTTCTTCAGACGCACGGCGCTGCCTGTTCATAAACGTAAAATCCTTTGTATGGATGTGGGTAATCTTTCCGTGGGTTTCCCCGAAGCTGGAATTCCATCTTACCATATCTCCTTTTTTTAAACTGCTCATTCTGGTTGTTTTTGAAATAAGTTCAGATGATTCACTTATCATGCCATAACTATTGATTTGCTGTTTATTTCCGTCAGCGGATACAAAAAATCCCGCTTTGGACAAAGCAGGATTATTATTTTAATGATATTAATTCTGTTGAAATTATTCAGCTGCCAGCTGATTGAAAGGCTTAAGCGCATTATCATCAGCCATGGTCTGGCCTATAAATTCTTTTTTCTGGCCTCTTTTCATCCTGTTGGCTGCATCGCCTCCGCTAAAATAAGAATCATTCAGTTTTGTGGTGACTTCAGCAGGGTTGAATTCAAATTTTGTATCGCCTTCTACACCAAGGTAACCGTTCTTTCTCGTCAGGTTGGTAATATAGTTGTTGTAGTTGATCAAAGTGCCTCTGAACATAGAGGTATGGTATTCCATACACTTTTTGGCTTTCTTGGAAGCGTTGTTAAGGATACAGTTGTTCATGTTCCCGCGGTACAGGCGCCATTCCAGTTCCACTTTCCCGTATTCTTTGGCTAAAGCTGTTTTTCCGTTCGCAAGGATATTCGGATCGCTTTCTTTTTCGCTTATTTCCTTTAAATGCTTGATCACTAACGGAACGGTATTTTCAATTTTGTTTTTCGCTTCCCCTACCGCACTGAAATCCGCTGCCGGAGAACCTTTCTTCTGGGCTGTAGTAAAGTTAAAAATGAATAGCAATAGTACAATTAATAAATGATATCTTTTCATGAGAAATTTTTAAAGCACTAAAATAAATATATTTTCTGAGTTAAACCGACTTCATTTTAATTTTATGTAATAAAAATTAACAACTTTTAAGAATTTCAGCTCCAATCATCAGCTTTGCTGTAAAATGATCAGGCAGTAATTTAACTTTTTGAAAATGTAACAAATCTTATGAAAATTTATTAATCTGGTTATCAGTTGATTAAATGAATTCTGTTTTTATCACTAAAAAAATAGTTGTCCGTATTGATTTTATTTCTACATTTGTATCACTAAGGAATTAGTGATACGGATTATTTGAATCTGTATGAGAATAATGATAAATTAAAAGGATATGAAAATTCAGACATTGACAAAAGCAGAAGAACAGGTAATGCAGTATTTATGGAAACTCGAAAAGGGATTTCTGAAAGATGTTCTGGATCTTTTCCCGGAACCGAAACCGCATACCAATACCGTTTCTACCATTTTGAAAGTATTGAAAGAGAAGGAATTTGTAGACTACCGCGTATACGGAAGGCAGCATGAATATTTTCCGCTGGTTTCAAAGGAACAGTATTCCGGGAAAACCATGAAAAGCCTTGTGAAAAATTATTTTAAAGGCTCCTACAAAAGTGCAGTTTCATTTCTGGTGGAAAAAAACGAAATGACGGTAGAAGACCTTGAACTGTTGCTAAGCGAACTCAAAAACAAAGATTAACAGCCTATGGAAACTCTGCTTCTGTATTTTGGGAAAGTTATTGTATGTTCCGGTATAACATTTTTATACTACCGGCTGTCTTTAAAGGACAGGACGTTTCATCACTACAACAGATTTTATCTTTTGTCTGCGATGCTGATTTCGATTCTGCTGCCATTAATAAAGATAGAGGACTTTACGATTGAAGTAAGCAGCAGCGTCTACCGCCTGATTGATAAAGTACATAATTTTAATAACTACAAAAACACAGCATATGATCACATTTATTTTAGGATTATTTTTTCAGCTCTGGGATTCATTTCTTTCTTCTTTCTAGGAAGATTCATCTACGGGATTGTCAGGATCGGGCAGCTTAAAAGCCGGTTTCCGAAAGAGCATTTCGGCGGGATCAACTTTTACCGGACCAATCTGGCTGAAGCACCGTTTTCCTATTTCAGAAATCTGTTCTGGAAAAATTCCATTATGCTGGACTCGGATATCGGAAAGCAGATTCTGAAGCATGAAATGGTACATATTGAGCAGAAACATTCTTTCGATAAAATTTTTATCGAGATCATTACGTCAGTATTCTGGTTCAATCCTTTTTTTTACCTCATCAGAAAAGAAATCAGTTTAATTCATGAATACCTGGCGGATAAAAAAGCCGTCAGGCAATCGGACACCAAAGCATTTGCGCAGATGCTCTTAGCCAGCCACTTTTCCGGAACAGCGTTGCCGGCAACCAGTCCGTTTCTTAGTTCAAACCTTAAAAAACGCCTTAAAATGTTACAGAAACCAAAAACCAGATTCGGGTATGTGCGTAGAATTTTTGCATTGCCGGTCGTATTTTCAGTGGCCTTTGCCTATATGGTAAACGCGAAAAATCAGGAAATCAAAGCAACGAATATAGAAATCGAGAAAACCGTTTCCCGGATTGAGAAACAACAGGATGCGCGCATTAAAACGGATACCGTGACACCTGATGCTTCAAAAACACGGACAGCAGTAGTTCCCGGTGTCTCTAAAAGATCAGCCGATGAAAAGAAAATTGCAGATTTGAGCAAACAGATCCAGGAGCGTACCGCAACCTTAAAAAAGCTTAGTCCTGAAAGCAAAGATTATGACAGTTACCTTGAAGAAATAGGAAAACTATCCGGAGAGATCGGTAAAATTGCAGGCTCTGAAAAATTTCTTAAATCTGTAATGGTAATAAAAACGGACGGCAGGGATGTAAATATCAACGAATATTTCAAATCTGCGGAGTGGAAGGATAAAATCAGGAATATTGGAAATATGAAATATGAAGAAATACCGGAACTGCCCGAAATTCCTGAACTTAAGGTTGACCTTCCCGATCTTCCGCCGTTAGCGGTAAATATACCCAATACACCGAAAGTACAGATCTATTCTTTCAGGGACGCAAAAAATGGGAAGTGGTCCCCTGAAATGAAAAAAACATTCAAATTATCACGAACGGGAAACAACGGATCTGCTGCAGATGTCAGGAAAAGAGCCGAGCTGGAAAGGAAAAGGGCGAAAATTGATTCTAAAATAGCAAAGGTTTATAAAGAGCGTATAAAGTTAGAAGCTGAAAGAATGGCTTTGAACGGAAACAGAAAGGCTATGGTATTCAGCAACACGTTTAAAAACTTTCCGGAAGGTAAAATGTTAAGGATCAATGCTGACAACATCATAATCAACCAGGGTAATCAGACGTTGAATGCTTCAGGTATCAAAAGCATTGACGGAGCCGATAACATGAGGATATATTTTGACGGCAAAGAAGTTACAAAGCAGGAACTGGAAAGCTTGAATCCTGATAAGATTAAAAGCATGAATATCAACAAGAAAAAGGTTGACGGCGGAGAAACCTCCGGAGAAATTCGTATTGAAACTAAAAAATAACCATAAAAACCCGAATATAGCTCCTGTCAGTACTGCAAATTTCAGACTTGTTGTGATGTGCTGACAGGGCTTTTTTATTTAATCAAACAAAACAAACAGACAAACAAACAGCATTTATGAAAAATATACTACTGCTCTTTTTATTTTTAAGCATAACCACCGGTGCACAGAACCAGCGTTTTACCTATAACTACCAATTCATCCCGGATTCCACCAACGTTTCTGATGTTAAAAGCGAAATGATGAATCTGGATGTCTCAAAATCCGGATCTAAATTTTACAGCTATATGGTTTACCGCTCAGATTCTCTGATGAAAATTGATCTTGAAAGGCAGATGGCATCTTCGGGATCGATTAACGTTAAGTCTGATGACCGGAAAGGCCTGGTGCGGTACACGGTCTCAAAAAAATACCCAAAGTATGAAGTCTTTTTGCACAACAGGATTTTAAGGGACCAGTACAACGTTTCTGAAGAAAGGCCGATGATATGGAAAATAACTTCAGAAAAACTGAAAATCGGGGAATGGTCAGCGCAAAAAGCAGAAACTGACTTCGCCGGAAGGCATTGGTATGCATGGTTTACCACAGATATCCCGATTCAGGACGGACCTTATAAATTTCACGGGCTTCCCGGGCTTATCGTAAAAATGGAAGATAAGACGCTGTCTCACCGTTTCACTTTGCAGGCTGTGCAAAACATCAGTTCCATTCCGGAAGAGATCTTCGGGACTAATGAAATTCCGGTGAATGCCAAGCAGTACAGCAAACTTTTAAAAGACTACGAAAGCGATCCTACAAAAGGGCTTAAGCAAATGCAGATGGGCGGAGCGATAATGATTATGAAAGACGGGCAGAATGCCAGCATGAAAAACCAGGAAGAGCGCATCAAAGAAAGAATGAAAAAGGACAATAATAAAATCGAACTTGAAAATATTTAGAATAATGAAAATTGTTTTTACAGCATTATTTTTAGTTACAGGACTCAGCATTTTCGCACAGAACCGGTTTTTCTATGAGTACAAATACATTCCGGATTCCAGCAACAGGGAAGACGTCAAAACGGAGATGATGCTGCTGGATATTGATAAAAACGGCTCCAGTTACTACAGCCGCGATAAATTCATTGCCGACTCCACATCAATGGCAAACCTTCAGAAACAGCTGAAGGGCGGATCCGGAAACCTGAATGTCAACCGCAAAGACAATGCCGGACAGGTAGGCTATAAGGTAACGAAATCATACCCCGACTATAAAACCTTCCTGATTACCAGAGTTTCCATGGATCAGTATAAAATCATAGAAGACCGGAAACCCGAATGGAAGATCCTTCCGGAAAAACAGAAAATCGGTGCGTACAATGCCCAGAAAGCAACAGCCAGCTATGGCGGCAGGGAATGGGTTGCCTGGTTTACTACAGAAATCCCGTTCCAGGACGGGCCTTATAAATTCTACGGGCTTCCGGGACTGATTGTACAGATTGAAGATACTACAGGCTCACACAGGATGACTCTACAGGGCAACAAGAAAACCGAAGCTTTCGCAGCCCTCAGTGAAACGGAACTGCCGGGAAATGTAAAGATCATGGGAATCGGAGGGAAGGAAATTGAAGTAACCGAAGACCAGTTTAAAAAAGTATGGAAAGCCTACGTTAATGACCCTTCCAAGAACATGAGGGAAATGATGATGCGGAACGGCGGAGATAACAATAACACCCGGGTTACCTTTAAGGTGCAGACACAGGACGGAAGAGAAATCACAGATCAGAACCAGGTATTCAGGGAAATAGAGAAAAATACAAAAGAATCTCTGGCCAAAAACAACAATCCCATAGAACCGGATCTATATAAGTAGAATATGTAATTTTATTGAAAGCAGGGTGAAAGTCATTTTTCATCCTGCTTTCTTTTTGCTATATTTAATCAATACATCTTAAACGTCAAACATAAAATAAGAATTCATGACAGAAAAGGAGAAATGTGAAAACGGGCTTTTATACGATGCCAATTACGATCAGGAACTGATTAATGAACGGATGGCAGTTAAAGACCTCTGCCTGGAATACAACCGGCTGAAAAATTCCGATACGGAAGCAAGAGGAACACTGATCAGAAAGATTGTAGGGAAAACAAAAGACAATATCTGTATCGAGCCCAGTTTCTGGTGCGATTACGGTTATAATATTGAGGTCGGGGATCATTTCTACTCCAATCATAACCTGGTGATCCTGGATTGTGCTAAAGTGACCTTCGGGGACTATGTGTTCATAGGCCCGAACTGCAGTTTTTATACCGCAAGCCATCCGCTTGACGTAAAGCAGAGAAACCAGGGCCTGGAATCGGCTCATCCCATTAAGGTGGGCGATAATGTATGGTTCGGAGGGAACGTTGTCGTTTTACCTGGAGTTACGATAGGGAATAACTCCGTAATCGGGGCAGGCAGTGTCGTGACGAAGGATATTCCTGATAATGCAGTAGCCGTAGGAAATCCCTGCAAGGTTATAAAGACGGTTGAAAACTAAAAAATGAATTAATAAACCGGGGCGCGGAAACAAAGTTTCCGCGCCCCGGTTCTATTTCAAAAATGCGGTTATGCTTACGCTAATTTCTGGGAATCTGAAATAAACTGGGCCAGTCCGCTATCTGTTAACGGATGTTTCAGTAAACTCAAAATCGGAGGAAGCGGCGAGGTGATGACATCGGCACCAATCTTCGCACAGTCGATAATGTGCATAGAGTGACGGATAGAAGCTGCTAAAATCTCAGTTTCGTACATATAGTTATCGAAAATCAGTCTGATTTCCTGGATCAGGTTCAGTCCGTCTGTTGAAATATCATCCAGCCTTCCCAGGAACGGAGAAACGTAAGTTGCGCCTGCTTTCGCGGCCAGCAATGCCTGTCCCGGAGAGAAAATAAGGGTACAGTTGGTTTTGATCCCTTTATCTGAAAAATATTTTAATGCCTTGATCCCGTCTTTGATCATCGGGATTTTTACCACGATATTCGGGTGGATCGCTGCCAGTTCGTCACCTTCTTTAATCATTTCTTCGTACGTGATGGAAAGTACTTCCGCAGAAATGTCTCCGTCTACGATTTCGCAAATGGCTTTATAATGGTTTTTAATTGCTTCAGATCCCTGAATGCCTTCTTTGGCCATCAATGAAGGGTTTGTGGTTACCCCATCAAGGATTCCAAGGTCTTTTGCTTCTTTAATCTGCTCTAAATTAGCAGTGTCAATAAAAAATTTCATTTGTTTACAGATTTATCTGGTGCAAAGATAAACATTCCTTCCTGAGTGTAAAATTTATTTGGTTAAGGTTTCATGCAGATAAATTAATCGTATTAAATGCGATCATTTAAAACAGCTAAGTTTTTTAAGATTATATGAATTTCTTATAATTTAAAGCTCCTTATGGTCATTGTATCAGCTTTATGAAAATGAAACATAAAAGAAGACCCTGAAATTTCAGGGTCTTCTTTTATTATGAATTCAGGGCTTTGCTGAGTTTTACGGCATCCTGGTTGGAAGGATCATACTGTAGCGATTTGGCAATATAATCTTTTGCTTTGTCAGGATTGCCCTGCTGTTCCGCAAAAGCGACATAGAAGTAGGCATATGCCAGGTTTTTCCTGTTCTGCTCAACCTCTTCAGGTTTTACCGTGGCAATGTATTTTTCATAGGCAGCTTTTGCATTGGCATCGTCTTTAGCTGACTGGTATGCATAGGCCTGGCTGTAATATGAAGGTGCCCAGTCCGGCAACAGGGCGGATATTCTTTTCCATGTATTAACGGCATTGGCCCAGTCTGATGCTTCCTGATAAGCTGTAGCAAGTTTGGCTAACGCCTCTGTATCTTTTGGATTGGTCTCTATTTGTTTTTTAAGTTCTTCTACAGCCGGATTTGAAGTCTGGCTTGTTGCCGTAGCTGTAGCAGCAGCACTGTCCGTCTGGGTGGTCTGGGCACTTGTAAAGCCGGCAGCTCCGATAAACAGTAAGGCCAGAAAAAGATTTTTGATATTCATTTTAGTCGTTTTCATAATTCCCGTATTTAAAATTCTGTAGTTTTGAAGTCCAATAATAATTCCGCAAATGTCCGGATTTTAGAACCTTTAAGTTTTTTTTGAAAATATTAACAACACTCGTGTTTATTTTATATTAATTTTTGATTCGTTGCGGTTTAACTATCTTTGTTACTTAAGAATTTAATCAAGGAAATGTCTATGAATATCATACTGGCTTCAACCTCCACCCTTTTCGGGGGGGAATATTTAGCATATTTAAAAGAAGAAATCATCAGCTTATATGAAGGAATTGATGAACTGGTTTTTATTCCGTTCGCAAGGCCAGGTGGGATTTCCCATGATGACTATACGGCAAAAGCCCGTTCTTTCTTTGAAACAATTGACATTAAAGTGAAGGGGCTGCATGAATTCGATGATACAGTTGAAGCAGTGCATAACGCAAAAGCTTTTTTTACAGGGGGCGGA
The sequence above is a segment of the Chryseobacterium sp. JJR-5R genome. Coding sequences within it:
- a CDS encoding tetratricopeptide repeat protein translates to MKTTKMNIKNLFLALLFIGAAGFTSAQTTQTDSAAATATATSQTSNPAVEELKKQIETNPKDTEALAKLATAYQEASDWANAVNTWKRISALLPDWAPSYYSQAYAYQSAKDDANAKAAYEKYIATVKPEEVEQNRKNLAYAYFYVAFAEQQGNPDKAKDYIAKSLQYDPSNQDAVKLSKALNS
- a CDS encoding DUF2945 domain-containing protein, which encodes MSSLKKGDMVRWNSSFGETHGKITHIHTKDFTFMNRQRRASEEEPQYEVMSEKTGKSAVHKASALKKM
- a CDS encoding M56 family metallopeptidase, coding for METLLLYFGKVIVCSGITFLYYRLSLKDRTFHHYNRFYLLSAMLISILLPLIKIEDFTIEVSSSVYRLIDKVHNFNNYKNTAYDHIYFRIIFSALGFISFFFLGRFIYGIVRIGQLKSRFPKEHFGGINFYRTNLAEAPFSYFRNLFWKNSIMLDSDIGKQILKHEMVHIEQKHSFDKIFIEIITSVFWFNPFFYLIRKEISLIHEYLADKKAVRQSDTKAFAQMLLASHFSGTALPATSPFLSSNLKKRLKMLQKPKTRFGYVRRIFALPVVFSVAFAYMVNAKNQEIKATNIEIEKTVSRIEKQQDARIKTDTVTPDASKTRTAVVPGVSKRSADEKKIADLSKQIQERTATLKKLSPESKDYDSYLEEIGKLSGEIGKIAGSEKFLKSVMVIKTDGRDVNINEYFKSAEWKDKIRNIGNMKYEEIPELPEIPELKVDLPDLPPLAVNIPNTPKVQIYSFRDAKNGKWSPEMKKTFKLSRTGNNGSAADVRKRAELERKRAKIDSKIAKVYKERIKLEAERMALNGNRKAMVFSNTFKNFPEGKMLRINADNIIINQGNQTLNASGIKSIDGADNMRIYFDGKEVTKQELESLNPDKIKSMNINKKKVDGGETSGEIRIETKK
- a CDS encoding BlaI/MecI/CopY family transcriptional regulator encodes the protein MKIQTLTKAEEQVMQYLWKLEKGFLKDVLDLFPEPKPHTNTVSTILKVLKEKEFVDYRVYGRQHEYFPLVSKEQYSGKTMKSLVKNYFKGSYKSAVSFLVEKNEMTVEDLELLLSELKNKD
- the fsa gene encoding fructose-6-phosphate aldolase; amino-acid sequence: MKFFIDTANLEQIKEAKDLGILDGVTTNPSLMAKEGIQGSEAIKNHYKAICEIVDGDISAEVLSITYEEMIKEGDELAAIHPNIVVKIPMIKDGIKALKYFSDKGIKTNCTLIFSPGQALLAAKAGATYVSPFLGRLDDISTDGLNLIQEIRLIFDNYMYETEILAASIRHSMHIIDCAKIGADVITSPLPPILSLLKHPLTDSGLAQFISDSQKLA
- a CDS encoding GLPGLI family protein, which translates into the protein MKIVFTALFLVTGLSIFAQNRFFYEYKYIPDSSNREDVKTEMMLLDIDKNGSSYYSRDKFIADSTSMANLQKQLKGGSGNLNVNRKDNAGQVGYKVTKSYPDYKTFLITRVSMDQYKIIEDRKPEWKILPEKQKIGAYNAQKATASYGGREWVAWFTTEIPFQDGPYKFYGLPGLIVQIEDTTGSHRMTLQGNKKTEAFAALSETELPGNVKIMGIGGKEIEVTEDQFKKVWKAYVNDPSKNMREMMMRNGGDNNNTRVTFKVQTQDGREITDQNQVFREIEKNTKESLAKNNNPIEPDLYK
- a CDS encoding sugar O-acetyltransferase, yielding MTEKEKCENGLLYDANYDQELINERMAVKDLCLEYNRLKNSDTEARGTLIRKIVGKTKDNICIEPSFWCDYGYNIEVGDHFYSNHNLVILDCAKVTFGDYVFIGPNCSFYTASHPLDVKQRNQGLESAHPIKVGDNVWFGGNVVVLPGVTIGNNSVIGAGSVVTKDIPDNAVAVGNPCKVIKTVEN
- a CDS encoding GLPGLI family protein yields the protein MKNILLLFLFLSITTGAQNQRFTYNYQFIPDSTNVSDVKSEMMNLDVSKSGSKFYSYMVYRSDSLMKIDLERQMASSGSINVKSDDRKGLVRYTVSKKYPKYEVFLHNRILRDQYNVSEERPMIWKITSEKLKIGEWSAQKAETDFAGRHWYAWFTTDIPIQDGPYKFHGLPGLIVKMEDKTLSHRFTLQAVQNISSIPEEIFGTNEIPVNAKQYSKLLKDYESDPTKGLKQMQMGGAIMIMKDGQNASMKNQEERIKERMKKDNNKIELENI